The genomic window TTATTTCACGGTGACGATCGCGCGAGGGTGGTGCGCTCCCATTGCGCGCGGTGGAGCGCATCGCTGAATCCCGTTGACTGTTCGCCAAGGGTGAACGGGGCCCGGCCCGAGAGCCTACCCCCGGCGCCCGTACCGCAGCAGGGCGATTGCGCCGCTGCCGAGAAGCAGCAGCGACGCGGGCTCCGGTGTGGGAGAGGCGCCAGGATTGTCATCGACGGATGTCAGATCGAAAGTAAAGGCAAAGGAACTGTTCGCGGCGCCGCTGCCGCTGCTGGGTCCGTCATAGGTCCCCGACGACTGCGAGAAGAGTTGTAACGCGTACGTGCCTGGGTCGAGCACGCCGGTGTGCGAGCGGGAGAATTGCGCCGTGCCGTTCGTCTGCTGATCCAAATCCTCGAAGATGTTGTTGCTGTCGCTGTCGATCAACGAGGCCCCCCATGCGCCATAGGTGCGGCCGTACCGGTCGTCACTGTCGGCGCCAGCGCCAGCCTCGAACTGCCCCGCAAAGTCGAAGGCGTAGCTCGTCGGCAGAACAAACAAGACGTTGTACTCCGCTCCCGCCCCTGTGTCCGCCGTCCCCGCCCAGGTCACGCTGGTGTTGG from Vicinamibacterales bacterium includes these protein-coding regions:
- a CDS encoding PEP-CTERM sorting domain-containing protein, encoding MQVRLTAAVGTAILFGCSALGAADGITITVDQRSTPTLASVYDGSGESSFKFDPGDTPSDHMQVTLAALAGTSVGTSISQLDSSYRDPAHMSGTANTSVTWAGTADTGAGAEYNVLFVLPTSYAFDFAGQFEAGAGADSDDRYGRTYGAWGASLIDSDSNNIFEDLDQQTNGTAQFSRSHTGVLDPGTYALQLFSQSSGTYDGPSSGSGAANSSFAFTFDLTSVDDNPGASPTPEPASLLLLGSGAIALLRYGRRG